A genomic stretch from Strongyloides ratti genome assembly S_ratti_ED321, chromosome : 1 includes:
- a CDS encoding Dr1-associated corepressor — protein MDSSSTLSNNIDEIFAVPEIPSNSVNSLPGPSCTDSQSSVPPRMRKRKFGGAKIQPSRVKKVMQSDEDIGRMMASVPVAIGRAMEHFCEKFLEATSRCVSASSSRTMNPSHMKHAIMINPQFQFLKNIMKDIPIPKNIDNNVVNVSSSPSTTPLHQTEFQSNSNLISSSPTHATDLNSSKPKRGRPKKIKLEGTDCNSYINGIFVQPPPIEGSTDFF, from the exons ATGGATTCTAGTTCTacattatcaaataatatagaTGAAATATTTGCAGTTCCAGAGATCCCTTCAAATTCTGTAAATTCATTACCTGGTCCAAGTTGTACTGATTCTCAATCTAGTGTGCCACCAAGAATGAGGAAACGAAAATTTGGAGGAGCAAAAATACAACCTTCTAGAGTTAAAAAAGTAATGCAAAGTGATGAAGATATTGGAAGGATGATGGCTTCGGTGCCTGTCGCGATAGGACGTGCAATGGAACATTTttgtgaaaaatttttagaagcCACATCCAGGTGTGTCAGTGCATCATCCTCCAGAACAATGAATCCATCTCACAT GAAGCACGCAATTATGATAAATCCtcaatttcaatttttaaaaaatataatgaaagaTATACCAATACCAAAAAACATTGATAATAATGTTGTAAATGTTTCATCCTCACCATCAACGACACCACTGCATCAGACGGAGTTTCAAAGTAATTCTAATTTAATATCATCATCACCTACTCATGCAACAGATTTAAATAGTTCTAAACCTAAACGAGGTAGAccgaaaaaaataaaattagaagGTACTGATTGTAATTCATATATAAATGGAATTTTTGTACAACCTCCACCAATAGAAGGATCAACGGATTTTTTCTAA
- a CDS encoding tRNA (uracil-5-)-methyltransferase homolog A, which translates to MSENNDNTEESFRIKVIHLPRFMGHGQIKKLLSNKLKGINFRKLKYVNKICYLSLTCEDDVEKALEILNKIEVKGKRLDAHRTGEAPDVRKVVKDKQSFDPNIDVKDIVTPFHHLSYDKQLEEKDKASKIVLCNIIENLKKLNIGSINIDLKNILPSPKNKEYRNKNEFNIGYDKDSKPCIGYTGGRFVDGKRVQLPIYTCTHLTSNTISIVKVLEEYVKNSSLPVFDEMENKGFWKMITIRDFLQDTMLIVTTYPQELEMNETVEKIKQDIVDLFFKNTKNFENQECFVSSIYWQVHKDSFDPKVYTHIAGTPYIYETILGTRFRLGPASFFQTNSYGAALLFETILKLSDVLKVADLPDDKNFLFLDICCGAGAISLTIYNQIIKKNPKLVNTQKMAIVGVEIVPEAIEDANKNAQENSIDDKICKFITGSAEVVFKNMSKHMPNGFDFKSETTEVVGVLDPPRAGINDTVIISIRKLISMKRLIYVSCDPKAASKNLVDLCRDTSNKFEGEPFKIKTIQPVDMFPQTNHFEWVILLERE; encoded by the coding sequence ATGTCAGAGAATAATGATAATACAGAAGAGTCTTTTAGAATTAAAGTTATACATTTACCTCGTTTTATGGGACATGGACagataaagaaattattatctaacaaattaaaaggtattaattttagaaaattaaaatatgtcaataaaatttgttaccTATCTTTGACATGCGAGGATGATGTTGAGAAAgctttagaaattttaaataaaatagaagtTAAGGGGAAACGTCTTGATGCTCATAGAACAGGAGAAGCACCAGATGTCAGGAAGGTAGTAAAAGATAAACAAAGTTTTGATCCAAATATTGATGTTAAAGATATTGTTACACCATTTCATCATTTGTCTTATGATAAACAACTAGAGGAAAAAGATAAAGCTTCAAAGATAGTTCTTTGtaatataatagaaaatttgaaaaaactGAATATAGGTAGTATTAatattgatttaaaaaatattttaccttctcctaaaaataaagaatacagaaataaaaatgaatttaatattGGATATGATAAAGATTCTAAACCATGTATAGGTTATACTGGAGGAAGATTTGTAGATGGAAAAAGAGTTCAACTTCCAATTTATACATGTACTCATCTTACATCTAACACAATATCTATTGTTAAAGTTCTTGAggaatatgttaaaaatagttCATTACCAGTTTTTGATGAAATGGAAAATAAAGGTTTTTGGAAAATGATTACAATTCGTGATTTTCTTCAAGATACAATGTTAATAGTTACTACTTATCCACAGGAACTTGAGATGAATGAAActgttgaaaaaattaaacaagacattgttgatttattttttaaaaatacaaaaaattttgaaaatcaaGAATGTTTTGTTTCAAGTATTTATTGGCAGGTTCACAAAGATTCTTTTGATCCAAAAGTATATACACATATTGCTGGAACACCTTACATTTATGAAACTATTCTTGGAACACGTTTTCGTCTTGGACCAGCTTCATTTTTTCAAACTAATAGTTATGGTGCTGCTTTACTTTTTGagacaattttaaaattatctgaTGTATTGAAGGTTGCCGATCTTCCTGATgataagaattttttatttttggatATTTGTTGTGGGGCTGGGGCAATTTCATTAACTATATATaatcaaattattaaaaaaaatccaaAACTTGTTAATACACAAAAAATGGCAATTGTTGGTGTTGAAATAGTTCCTGAAGCTATTGAAGATGCTAATAAAAATGCTCAAGAAAATTCAATTGATGATAAGatatgtaaatttattacagGAAGTGCTGAAGtggtttttaaaaatatgtctAAACATATGCCAAATggttttgattttaaaagtGAAACTACGGAAGTTGTTGGTGTTCTTGATCCACCTAGAGCAGGTATTAATGACACAGTAATTATATCAATACGGAAGTTAATATCAATGAAACGTCTTATTTATGTTTCATGTGACCCTAAAGCTGCAAGTAAGAATTTAGTTGATTTATGTAGAGATACctcaaataaatttgaaggggaaccatttaaaataaaaactattcAACCTGTTGATATGTTTCCTCAGACTAATCATTTTGAATGggtaattttattagaaagGGAATGA
- a CDS encoding Guanylate cyclase: MSSPNPRYSIQRIKGYYNNVGAIHNPEVVLSSYNNGSRQMTLNDRFNFLRRGYNIYELKKARESQRNYTVTLTHNFADVFNFVFIINGINVTFLRNDGNTTIACTTAIEHAKSSGQCQDDIYLKIGDACRIGNDALGTVAACDFFYNENAKAIVGPECFDESSHLALLSYHWKIPLFSPNGKVVYNYNNTVFPTVIHTSFSNVVLYANSLMLFMNRFNLSSVTFLGPKDDRNIHFRSIFEGVNKYFKTYFYNITTNIISIEESRLSSYNPKDIGLISFIKLIVIDTSFNDLHSVLQQMEVSSLYDHGYIFILLCSQHSSVCDSNIDKIILDCNMLLLGPYFKNYTDIDLLMSQYFKDSYNRFKGINYLSTYISCYSSCVASKLNTNLDGTSVVNTMKGKQLNTSLGNFIFDQMPSILITQSFSQYDSVNNTFVDLILTNPIASTCSKNKCFNLEIKVNNDEFWKSQLASPLTHCHLFKNCTNYLVIILCVTGAVVLIIILILIYMLRRQRRLNVYRMNWKIPKSQFKVIENKVSNSKKQGNTAETLSSKRRYIHAYAIVDTTKAEFLQLRQLKKIVWSKPEIKFITELKKISHDNLTNFLGVNYNDTDKFYMLSSLIDRASLEDLVDDTDFNLDMTFKSAFIRDILKGLQYLHKSFIGYHGLLNIQTCLIDANWVLKLSNFGITNILHNLIHDEVLKNIELINLHFYQTISPENLQGCNFGINYPMGSQNGDIYSFGIILYRLTYRHGPFDHVSMVPKDILKEIVKNTIEPTFDETLEDNSLLDLMKNCLKFNHLERPSLKVLESSITTILHSTRGNLVDQMINMNEKYAQNLEKVIAERTNMLVEAQLQTDRLLSEMLPRSIAETLKNGGTVEPKLYESATVCFVQICDFAKFMEENLPPAVMSFLNDIFNMFDDVIHNYDCYKVETIGDTYMVVSGVPKENEGKHVFVIAEVAISLRSHSLHYDVPVKPDWKLQVRIGFHCGPIAAGVIGLKAPRYCLFGDTVNFASRMESNCPANQIQVSESTALKLMENPEYRLIKRGIVKVKGKGDVNTYWLNEHFHQNEILSASKS; the protein is encoded by the exons atGTCATCTCCTAATCCTAGATATTCTATTCAACGTATCAAAGGTTACTACAATAACGTTGGAGCAATCCATAATCCTGAAGTTGTCTTATCTTCATATAATAATGGATCGCGGCAa atGACTCTTAATGATCgtttcaattttttacgCCGTGGATACAATatttatgaattaaaaaaagcaaGAGAAAGTCAAAGAAATTATACTGTTACTTTAACTCataa TTTTGCGGATG TATTCAATTTTGTATTCATAATAAATGGTATAAATGTAACTTTTTTAAGAAACGATGGTAATACTACAATTGCATGTACCACAGCAATTGAACATGCTAAATCATCAGGCCAATGTCAAGATgatatttatctaaaaattggGGATGCCTGTCGAATTGGTAATGATGCTTTAGGAACAGTTGCTGCttgtgattttttttataatgaaaatgcAAAAGCAATTGTTGGACCAGAATGTTTTGATGAAAGTTCTCATTTAGCTCTACTTTCATATCATTGGAAAATTCCATTATTTAGTCCAAATGGAAAAGTTGTATATAACTACAATAACACCGTATTTCCTACAGTAATACATACATCATTTTCAAATGTTGTTTTATATGCAAATAGTTTGATGCTATTTATGAATAGATTTAATCTTTCCTCTGTAACTTTTTTGGGACCAAAAGATGACAGAAACATTCACTTTAGATCAATTTTTGAAGgtgttaataaatattttaaaacatatttttacaatataacaacaaatattatttcaattgAAGAGTCAAGATTGTCTTCTTATAATCCCAAAGACATTGGTTTGATAAgtttcataaaattaattgttattgATACCAGTTTTAATGACTTACATAGTGTATTACAACAAATGGAGGTATCATCATTATATGATCAtggatatatttttattcttcttTGTTCTCAACATTCTTCTGTTTGTGATAGTAATATAGATAAAATCATATTAGATTGTAATATGTTGTTATTAGGaccttattttaaaaattatacagaTATAGATTTGTTAATGAgtcaatattttaaagattcaTATAATAGATTTAAGGGCATTAATTATCTATCAACATATATAAGTTGTTACTCATCATGTGTAGcatcaaaattaaatacaaatttaGATGGTACATCAGTTGTTAATACAATGAAAGGAAAACAATTGAATACCTCATTGggtaattttatatttgatcAAATGCcttcaattttaataacacAATCTTTTTCTCAATATGACAGTGTGAATAACACTTTTGTTGatcttattttaacaaatccAATTGCTTCAACTtgttcaaaaaataaatgttttaattta gAAATTAAAGTTAACAATGATGAATTTTGGAAATCTCAATTGGCTAGTCCATTAACACATTgccatttatttaaaaattgtacaaATTATTTAGTTATCATACTTTGTGTTACAGGAGCTgttgttttaattattatattgataCTTATATACATGTTAAGAAGACAACGTCGTCTAAATGTTTATAGAATGAATTGGAAAATTCCTAAAAGTCAGTTCAAagttatagaaaataaagtATCTAATTCAAAAAAACAAGGGAATACAGCCGAAACTTTGAGTAGTAAAAGAAGATATATTCATGCTTATGCAATAGTTGATACAACAAAGGCtgaatttttacaattaagaCAACTGAAAAAGATTGTATGGTCTAAAcctgaaataaaatttatcactGAACTTAAAAAGATTTCACATGACAATTTGACAAATTTTCTTGGAgttaattataatgatacagataaattttatatgctCAGTTCATTAATTGATAGAGCATCATTAGAG GACTTGGTAGATGACACAGATTTCAATTTGGATATGACATTTAAATCTGCTTTTATCagagatattttaaaaggaCTTCAGTATCTTCATAAATCATTCATTGGTTATCATGGTCTACTTAACATTCAAACATGTTTGATAGATGCAAACTGGGTTTTAAAGTTAAGTAACTTTGGCAttactaatattttacataatttaaTTCATGATGaggttttaaaaaatattgaattaataaatcttcatttttatcaaacaATATCACCAGAAAATTTACAAGGATGTAATTTTGGAATTAATTATCCCATGGGATCACAAAATGGAGATATATATAGCTTtggtattattttatatagatTAACATATAGACATGGACCTTTTGATCATGTTAGTATGGTTCCTAAag atatattgaaagaaattgtaaaaaatacaattgaACCTACATTTGATGAAACACTTGAAGATAATTCTTTACTTGATTTAATGAAAAACTGTCtaaaatttaatcatttaGAAAGACCATCACTTAAAGTATTAGAATCAAGTATAACAACTATTCTTCATTCTACACGTGGTAATCTTGTTGATCAAATGATTAATATGAATGAAAAATATGCTCAAAATTTGGAAAAAGTTATTGCTGAAAGAACAAATATGTTGGTTGAGGCACAATTACAAACAGATAGACTTTTATCTGAAATGTTACCACGATCAATTGcagaaacattaaaaaatggtGGAACAGTTGAACCAAAGCTTTATGAATCTGCAACTGTATGTTTTGTTCAAATATGTGATTTTGCAAAATTTATGGAAGAAAATTTACCTCCAGCAGTaatgtcatttttaaatgatatatttaatatgtttGATGATGTTATTCATAATTATGATTGTTATAAAGTTGAAACTATTGGTGATACATATATGGTTGTTAGTGGTGTTCCTAAAGAAAATGAAGGAAAACATGTTTTTGTTATTGCTGAAGTAGCTATATCACTTCGATCACATTCATTACATTATGATGTTCCTGTTAAACCAGACTGGAAATTACAAGTTCGTATAGGTTTTCATTGTGGACCAATTGCGGCAGGTGTAATTGGATTAAAAGCTCCAAGATATTGTTTATTTGGTGATACAGTTAATTTTGCCTCTAGAATGGAATCTAACTGTCCAGCAAATCAAATACAAGTGTCTGAATCAACagcattaaaattaatggaaAATCCTGAATAtagattaataaaaagaggTATAGTAAAAGTTAAAGGAAAAGGAGATGTAAATACTTATTGGCTTAATGAACATTTTCATCAAAATGAAATTCTATCAGCTTCTAAAtcataa